In the genome of Gammaproteobacteria bacterium, one region contains:
- a CDS encoding response regulator — protein MNKQATLLFVDDESNILSSLKRLFRPLGYQIHTATSGAEGLDLLARQPVDLIVSDMRMPEMDGAEFLEKAAQRWPDTVRILLTGYSDIGSTIAAVNNGHIYRYVSKPWEEHELTLAVQQALKLKHLEDEKARLETLTHSQNEELTELNATLEERVVARTEEVRQTMAFLEEAHNSLKNQYTTSVKIFANLIELRENTTLESAGHSRRVAEQARQLGISMKLPEDELQDLFFAALLHDVGKIALPDALLKRPYNEMSSDERKEFEKHPALGQAALIALEPLHNAADLIRAHHEQINGSGYPDQLRGEQIPLGARILSIVDDYNALLTGNLTGHRHDPLEACEFLFKERNRRYDSEIVDRFIQLLEKEKPETSSERCLKSNTLQDNMILTRDLVDHNGVLLLSKGHRLNDKLINWKKHWAMTFCSTYTLLQ, from the coding sequence ATGAATAAACAAGCAACACTACTGTTTGTTGACGACGAATCAAACATTCTATCTTCACTGAAACGCCTCTTTCGCCCACTGGGTTATCAAATTCACACCGCGACCAGTGGCGCAGAGGGGCTTGATCTACTCGCGCGGCAACCGGTCGATCTGATTGTTTCAGACATGCGTATGCCCGAAATGGACGGCGCTGAGTTTCTCGAAAAAGCGGCACAGCGGTGGCCTGATACGGTACGCATTCTACTGACGGGTTATTCCGACATCGGCTCCACGATTGCTGCGGTGAACAATGGCCACATCTACCGCTACGTCAGCAAACCGTGGGAGGAGCACGAACTCACTCTGGCGGTACAACAAGCCCTCAAACTTAAACACCTGGAAGATGAGAAGGCAAGGCTGGAAACACTTACCCATAGTCAAAATGAAGAGTTAACAGAACTCAATGCCACATTGGAAGAACGCGTGGTTGCTCGTACCGAAGAGGTACGTCAGACCATGGCTTTTCTCGAAGAGGCGCACAATTCACTCAAAAATCAATACACCACATCCGTCAAAATATTTGCCAACCTTATTGAGCTGCGCGAAAACACAACGCTGGAATCGGCAGGCCACAGTCGCCGCGTGGCCGAGCAAGCGAGGCAACTGGGCATATCCATGAAGTTGCCAGAAGATGAGCTGCAAGATCTGTTTTTCGCCGCCCTGCTCCATGATGTCGGAAAAATCGCCTTACCTGATGCTCTGCTTAAACGCCCTTACAATGAGATGAGCAGCGATGAGCGTAAAGAGTTTGAAAAGCATCCCGCGCTCGGTCAGGCTGCATTGATTGCTCTGGAACCATTGCACAACGCAGCGGATCTCATTCGTGCCCACCACGAACAGATCAATGGCAGCGGTTACCCCGACCAACTGCGTGGTGAGCAGATTCCATTGGGAGCGCGTATTCTGTCGATTGTTGATGATTACAATGCGCTGCTCACTGGTAATTTAACAGGGCATCGCCACGATCCTTTGGAAGCTTGTGAATTTTTGTTTAAAGAACGCAACCGTCGATATGATTCAGAAATTGTCGATCGCTTCATACAACTATTGGAAAAAGAGAAGCCTGAAACCTCAAGCGAGCGCTGCTTAAAGTCGAATACGCTGCAAGACAATATGATACTCACGCGCGATTTAGTCGATCACAACGGCGTTCTCTTACTCTCCAAAGGTCACCGTCTAAACGACAAACTGATCAACTGGAAAAAACATTGGGCTATGACCTTCTGTTCTACGTACACCTTGCTCCAGTAA
- a CDS encoding response regulator, whose protein sequence is MQYSILVVDDEENVLKALKRELESAKQYNVTALKSPEIALMKAKSINYDIVISDYKMPRMHGLTFIKRFMQLQPDAAAIVITGDAKGAVRHSRFNDDEIPFLLQKPWQQSELLDMIEQAIEAKILRVL, encoded by the coding sequence ATGCAATATTCAATCTTAGTTGTTGACGATGAAGAAAATGTTCTAAAAGCACTTAAACGAGAATTAGAGAGTGCCAAGCAATACAATGTCACGGCACTCAAATCACCTGAAATCGCATTAATGAAAGCCAAGAGCATTAATTATGACATCGTCATAAGTGACTACAAAATGCCCAGGATGCACGGCTTAACTTTCATCAAACGCTTTATGCAACTGCAACCTGATGCGGCTGCTATCGTCATCACCGGCGATGCTAAAGGTGCAGTGCGCCACAGCAGATTCAATGACGATGAAATTCCTTTTCTGCTGCAAAAACCATGGCAACAATCAGAGCTGTTAGATATGATAGAGCAAGCCATTGAAGCAAAAATACTTCGTGTTCTATGA